The window TGCCGCACCCAGAGGGACCGATGATCGCCGTGATCCGCCGGCGGGGGATCTTCAGGGAAATCCCCTCAATGGCCGGGCGGCCGTTGTAGTAGACCGCGAGGTTCTGCGCCTCCAGGACGATCTCCTCCATGCGCTTCCCCCTACCACTGATAGCGCCGCTGCAGGCGATAGCGGAGATAGATGGCCAGACCGTTCATCGACAGCAACACCGCCAGCAACACCAGGATAGCCCCCGCTGCCCGGGCGTGAAAGCCCGCCTGAGGGCGGGAGACCCAATCGAAGATCTGAATGGGAAGCACAGTGAACTGATCCAAAGGTCCTTTCGGGTCGAAGGAAATGAAGGTGAGGGCGCCAATCGTGATCAGGGGGGCCGTCTCCCCGATGGCCCGGGAGAGGGCCAAGATCATTCCGGTGAGGATGCCCGGGAAGGCCACCGGCAACACCTGATGGCGGATCACCTGCCAGCGGGTGGCTCCCAGAGCGAAAGCGGCCTCCCGCAGGCTCATCGGCACCGCGCGCAAGGCTTCCCGAGAGGCGGCGATCAGAATGGGCAGGATCAGCAAACTCAAGGTGAGCGCTCCGGCCATGACGCTTCGTTCCAGCCTCAGGCCGCGAACGAAGAGCTCGAGCCCTAAGAGACCATAGATGATCGAGGGGACGCCAGCCAGGTTGTTGATGTTCAGCTCGATGAGGCGGGTCAAGCGATTGCGCGGGGCGTATTCCTCCAGATAGATCGCCGCGGCGACTCCCAGCGGCACGGAGAACAGAGCGGTCAGGGCCATCACCCAGATCGTCCCCAGGAGGGCGGATCGGATCCCCGCTCGCTCCGGGAACCGGGAAGGGTAGGAGGTGAGAAAGGACCAGGAGAGCACTCCCAGACCCCGGCGGGCCACGTCGAACAGCAGAAAGGCTAGAACGAGCAAGCCGAAGATCGTGGCCGCCAGCGCCATTCCCTCGAAGAGCTTCCCCATCGTCTCCCGGCGTTGTCGATTTCCCATCCCCTCACCTCCCTTCGCCAGACTATCGATAGATCTCACGATAGCGCTCGATGATCCGCATGGCAATCAGATTGAGGGCCAGGGTGAGCAGGAAGAGCACCAAGCCGACCGCAAAGATCGTCCGAAACTCCAGAGTGCCATGGGGGACATCCCCCAA is drawn from Thermoflexus sp. and contains these coding sequences:
- the pstA gene encoding phosphate ABC transporter permease PstA gives rise to the protein MGNRQRRETMGKLFEGMALAATIFGLLVLAFLLFDVARRGLGVLSWSFLTSYPSRFPERAGIRSALLGTIWVMALTALFSVPLGVAAAIYLEEYAPRNRLTRLIELNINNLAGVPSIIYGLLGLELFVRGLRLERSVMAGALTLSLLILPILIAASREALRAVPMSLREAAFALGATRWQVIRHQVLPVAFPGILTGMILALSRAIGETAPLITIGALTFISFDPKGPLDQFTVLPIQIFDWVSRPQAGFHARAAGAILVLLAVLLSMNGLAIYLRYRLQRRYQW